In Clostridium sp. JN-1, one genomic interval encodes:
- a CDS encoding YgiQ family radical SAM protein, whose translation MIINNNFLPVSKSDLKDRNIDRLDFVLITGDAYIDHPSFGTAIISRVLESQGFLVGIIAQPSWNNAEDFKKLGKPKLGFLINSGNIDSMVNHYTAAKKKRHNDLYSPGGEEGHRPDRAVIVYCNRAREAYKDVPILIGGIEASLRRFAHYDYWEDKVRRSILMDSKADLLMYGMGEKTVVQVANLLKYGMNINDIHNVRGTVYSAKTLDNLKDFVEVPSFEDISEDKEAYAESYKLEYYEQDAISGKTVVQKHGDHYIIQNPPQYPLNQEEMDITYNLPYTRTYHPMYESKGGIPAINEVKFSITSHRGCFGGCSFCALNFHQGRTIQNRSQQSILDEAKLLTTLDDFKGYIHDVGGPTANFRHKSCKIQEKVGVCKNRQCVSPTPCKNLVVSHSEYLSLLKKMRQLPGIKKVFIRSGIRYDYLIYDKDTSFFEELCKYHVSGQLKVAPEHISDRVLKQMGKPSRKVYEKFVDKYFRINKKLNKKQYLVPYLMSSHPGSDLNAAVELAEYIKHMGYTPEQVQDFYPTPGSLSTTMYYTGINPLTNEKVYVPKTQKEKNMQRALLQFSVPKNYKLVKEALIKTHREDLIGSGPKCLIPSHMRVHSKHKTKVNKINKK comes from the coding sequence ATGATAATAAATAATAATTTTTTGCCTGTAAGTAAAAGCGACTTAAAAGACAGAAACATTGACAGATTGGATTTTGTTTTAATTACAGGAGATGCTTATATAGACCATCCTTCATTTGGAACTGCCATTATTTCTAGGGTTCTAGAGAGTCAAGGTTTTCTCGTTGGAATAATAGCACAGCCGTCATGGAATAATGCTGAAGATTTCAAAAAACTTGGTAAGCCAAAGCTCGGATTTCTCATAAACTCTGGTAATATAGATTCTATGGTAAATCATTATACTGCTGCAAAAAAGAAAAGACACAATGACCTTTATTCACCAGGAGGTGAGGAAGGTCACAGACCTGATAGAGCAGTTATAGTATATTGTAATAGAGCCAGAGAAGCGTATAAAGATGTTCCAATACTAATTGGAGGAATTGAAGCAAGTTTGAGACGATTTGCTCATTATGATTACTGGGAAGATAAAGTCAGAAGAAGTATTCTCATGGATTCAAAAGCTGATCTTTTAATGTACGGAATGGGTGAAAAAACTGTAGTTCAGGTTGCAAATCTATTGAAATACGGTATGAATATAAATGATATACATAATGTTCGCGGTACTGTTTATTCAGCTAAAACATTAGATAACTTAAAAGACTTTGTTGAAGTTCCTTCATTTGAAGATATATCTGAAGATAAAGAAGCTTATGCTGAAAGTTATAAGTTAGAATACTATGAACAAGATGCCATAAGCGGCAAAACAGTGGTTCAAAAACATGGTGATCATTATATTATACAAAATCCACCTCAATACCCGTTAAATCAAGAGGAAATGGATATAACTTACAACCTCCCATATACAAGGACATACCATCCAATGTATGAATCTAAGGGAGGAATACCTGCAATAAATGAAGTTAAATTTTCCATAACAAGCCATAGAGGTTGTTTTGGAGGCTGTTCTTTTTGTGCACTAAATTTTCATCAAGGGAGAACTATTCAAAATAGAAGTCAGCAGTCAATATTAGATGAAGCTAAATTACTTACAACACTTGATGATTTTAAAGGATACATACATGATGTAGGAGGTCCTACTGCAAATTTCAGACATAAATCTTGCAAAATTCAAGAAAAGGTTGGTGTTTGCAAAAATAGGCAGTGTGTATCTCCAACTCCGTGTAAAAACTTGGTAGTAAGTCATTCTGAATATCTAAGCTTGCTTAAAAAAATGAGGCAGCTGCCAGGTATAAAAAAAGTGTTTATAAGATCTGGAATAAGATATGATTATTTAATTTATGATAAGGATACAAGTTTTTTTGAAGAACTTTGTAAATATCATGTAAGCGGCCAGCTAAAAGTAGCTCCAGAACACATAAGTGATAGGGTTTTAAAGCAAATGGGTAAACCTTCAAGAAAAGTATATGAAAAATTTGTTGATAAATACTTTCGTATAAACAAAAAGCTAAACAAAAAGCAGTATCTTGTTCCATATTTGATGTCAAGCCACCCTGGAAGTGACTTAAATGCTGCTGTAGAGTTAGCTGAATACATTAAACATATGGGATATACGCCGGAGCAAGTTCAGGACTTTTACCCTACCCCAGGTAGTTTATCAACTACAATGTATTACACGGGTATTAATCCTCTAACAAATGAAAAAGTATACGTACCAAAGACACAAAAGGAAAAAAATATGCAAAGAGCCCTTCTTCAGTTTAGTGTTCCTAAGAACTACAAATTAGTAAAGGAAGCTCTTATAAAAACTCACAGGGAAGATTTAATTGGCAGTGGTCCAAAATGTCTTATTCCTTCTCATATGAGAGTACATTCAAAACATAAAACTAAAGTTAATAAAATAAATAAGAAATAA
- a CDS encoding nucleoside kinase, with translation MDFVSKIRVNVSNKKLIVEEGIDAYSIIKQSFKSDIPIVLSKIDGKYSELTTHIYEDCTVEPVDITNSLANKAYIRTLQFILIKSVIDLFPDAKITIEHSIEKALFGEIHKKIPLNEDDVKKIKLRMDEIIKKDITIRKMSFDKKEAVKIFENYKMYDKLRLLKHVSSDKLKLYELDGRYDYFYGSMAYSTGAIKAFDLLYYEPGFILRYPAKADPLKLPKFVEQRKLSKIFYETEQWGNILGVGDVGSLNDKVVSGDIGYMIRVAEALHEKKIAYIADEINKRKDVKIVLIAGPSSSGKTTFARRLGIQLRVNGLVPIPISLDDYFVDREHTPRDENGEYDFESIYALDLNLFNSNLQDILSGKEVGLPFFNFKTGCREWRGNKIKLPSNGLIIIEGIHGLNEMLTSSIPYKNKFKIYISALTQLNIDDHNRIATTDVRILRRIVRDSLFRGYGAEDTLKMWPSIKRGEEKNIFVFQENADVMFNSTLVYELCVLKKYALKELEKITPESPVYYEMLRLKSFLHFFKDVDVNLVPDNSILREFVGGSCFYKY, from the coding sequence ATGGATTTTGTGTCTAAAATTAGGGTTAACGTGAGCAATAAAAAATTAATAGTTGAAGAGGGAATAGATGCTTATAGTATAATAAAGCAAAGTTTTAAAAGTGATATTCCTATAGTTCTTTCAAAGATTGATGGAAAGTACAGCGAGCTTACAACTCATATTTATGAGGATTGTACCGTGGAACCTGTGGATATAACAAATAGTTTAGCCAATAAGGCATATATAAGAACTTTACAATTTATACTTATAAAATCTGTAATTGATTTATTCCCAGATGCAAAGATTACAATAGAACACTCTATTGAAAAAGCTTTATTTGGAGAAATCCATAAAAAGATTCCGCTAAATGAGGATGATGTAAAGAAAATAAAGCTTAGAATGGACGAAATAATAAAAAAGGACATAACTATAAGGAAGATGTCATTTGATAAAAAAGAAGCTGTAAAAATTTTTGAAAATTACAAAATGTATGATAAGTTAAGGCTTTTAAAACATGTATCTTCGGATAAACTTAAACTTTACGAACTAGATGGGAGATATGATTATTTTTATGGCTCTATGGCATATTCAACAGGAGCTATAAAAGCATTTGATTTACTTTATTATGAACCAGGTTTTATTTTAAGGTATCCTGCAAAGGCAGATCCACTTAAACTGCCTAAGTTTGTTGAACAGAGAAAACTAAGTAAGATATTTTATGAAACGGAACAATGGGGAAACATACTGGGTGTTGGAGATGTTGGTTCATTAAATGACAAAGTAGTAAGTGGAGACATTGGATATATGATAAGAGTAGCTGAAGCACTTCATGAGAAGAAAATTGCATATATAGCAGATGAAATAAACAAGAGGAAAGATGTAAAAATAGTTTTAATAGCAGGGCCATCTTCTTCAGGTAAAACAACATTTGCAAGAAGATTAGGTATTCAGCTTAGAGTTAATGGATTGGTACCAATTCCGATTTCTTTAGATGATTATTTTGTAGATAGAGAACATACACCTAGGGACGAAAATGGAGAATATGATTTTGAATCAATATATGCTCTTGATCTCAATCTATTTAACTCAAACTTACAAGATATTTTAAGCGGAAAAGAAGTGGGACTGCCATTTTTCAATTTTAAAACTGGATGCAGGGAATGGAGAGGAAATAAAATAAAACTTCCTTCAAATGGCTTGATAATAATTGAAGGTATACATGGTTTAAATGAAATGCTTACTTCATCCATACCATATAAAAATAAGTTTAAAATATATATAAGTGCACTCACACAGCTTAATATAGATGATCATAACAGAATAGCTACTACAGATGTAAGAATTCTAAGAAGAATAGTTAGGGATTCTCTATTTAGGGGATATGGTGCAGAAGACACTTTAAAAATGTGGCCTTCCATAAAAAGGGGAGAAGAAAAAAACATATTTGTATTTCAAGAAAATGCAGATGTAATGTTTAATTCAACTTTGGTATATGAGTTATGTGTTCTTAAGAAATATGCATTAAAAGAACTTGAAAAAATAACTCCTGAAAGTCCTGTTTATTATGAAATGTTAAGACTTAAGAGTTTTTTGCATTTCTTTAAAGATGTTGACGTAAATCTTGTACCTGATAATTCAATACTCAGAGAATTTGTAGGAGGCAGTTGTTTTTACAAATATTAA
- a CDS encoding DUF6106 family protein yields the protein MDNKYNQLVTTYKTVQYRSINFIVVMGIILAIWMLLFGQVVPAVILIIAAAASFYFKRYLYVEYEYKFDSGNVEIYKIIGKSMRKKLIEFNIKDIEILSPESSKSLKALANIPHKKKNLYPVTSKEKIYAAILKLNDERIKLRFVPDEKFVELCFRYNRNVVKKS from the coding sequence GTGGACAACAAATATAATCAACTTGTTACTACATATAAAACAGTTCAATACAGAAGTATAAACTTTATAGTTGTTATGGGCATAATTCTAGCAATTTGGATGTTACTCTTTGGACAAGTAGTACCAGCAGTTATTTTAATAATTGCAGCTGCAGCATCATTTTATTTTAAAAGATATTTATATGTGGAGTATGAATATAAATTTGACAGTGGTAATGTTGAAATATATAAAATAATAGGTAAAAGTATGAGAAAAAAACTTATAGAATTTAATATAAAGGATATAGAAATATTATCGCCTGAATCAAGTAAAAGTTTAAAAGCTCTGGCAAATATACCGCATAAAAAAAAGAATCTTTATCCTGTAACCTCAAAAGAGAAAATTTATGCAGCGATATTGAAATTAAATGATGAGAGAATAAAATTAAGATTTGTACCAGATGAAAAGTTCGTAGAATTGTGTTTTAGGTATAATCGAAATGTTGTAAAAAAATCATAA
- a CDS encoding YegS/Rv2252/BmrU family lipid kinase: protein MKKVKFIYNPYCGESTIISDIDKVIKVNQKYGYEVVPYRISFEYEMSNAFDDIDDTYEYILVAGGDGTIDNAVNCMKKLNINLPIAILPVGTANDFAKFIGMPQDVEAACEGILNSKPKKLDLGKINDKYFINVASTGLFTDVSQKTDVNLKNTMGKLAYYVKGIEQLPNLRKLKVKVTSKEQVFDGYMYLMLVFNGQTAGNLRLAYKAEADDGLLDVLIVRGGMMKDIISLFIKMLKGEHLEDAAGLVYFKTNKLEIECHEDIVTDIDGEKGPDFPLVIECIKEGFEILGTNISK from the coding sequence ATGAAAAAAGTTAAGTTTATATATAATCCATACTGCGGTGAAAGTACCATAATTTCAGATATTGATAAAGTTATAAAAGTTAATCAAAAATATGGATATGAAGTTGTGCCATATAGGATTAGTTTTGAATATGAAATGAGTAATGCATTTGATGATATAGATGATACTTATGAGTACATATTAGTTGCAGGTGGAGATGGAACTATAGATAATGCTGTAAATTGCATGAAAAAACTGAATATAAATTTACCTATAGCTATACTTCCTGTTGGTACTGCTAATGACTTTGCAAAGTTTATTGGTATGCCTCAAGATGTTGAAGCTGCTTGTGAGGGAATATTAAATAGTAAACCTAAAAAGTTAGATTTAGGTAAGATAAACGATAAATATTTTATAAACGTAGCCAGCACAGGGTTATTCACAGATGTGTCCCAGAAAACAGATGTGAATTTAAAAAACACTATGGGAAAACTTGCTTATTACGTAAAGGGAATAGAGCAGCTGCCTAACTTAAGAAAACTCAAGGTAAAGGTTACGTCTAAAGAACAAGTATTTGATGGCTATATGTATTTGATGTTAGTATTTAATGGACAGACTGCAGGAAACTTAAGGCTTGCCTATAAGGCAGAAGCAGATGATGGACTGTTAGATGTACTTATAGTACGAGGCGGCATGATGAAAGATATTATAAGCTTATTTATAAAAATGTTAAAAGGTGAGCACCTTGAAGATGCAGCAGGATTGGTATACTTTAAAACAAATAAATTAGAAATAGAATGCCATGAAGATATTGTTACGGATATAGATGGAGAAAAAGGACCGGATTTCCCACTTGTTATAGAATGTATAAAAGAAGGATTTGAGATTTTAGGTACGAATATATCAAAGTAA
- a CDS encoding DUF421 domain-containing protein: protein MFIVLIRTIILYLVVVISMRLMGKKQIGQLQPFELAIAIMISELASLPMQDTRLPLMHGIIPIITLLILQITVSILELKSEKMRLWFNGKPSILIKNGKIDIKELNYQKVNINDLIEELRLKNIYNLEDIEYAILETSGQLSIIPKTELSGVTKQDLKIKAVQETLPITLILDGKINTSNLKLANKTEKWLNSQLKSNKVNSYKDVFIALIDSKGEFYYQVKDNIKNK, encoded by the coding sequence TTGTTTATAGTGCTTATTAGAACTATAATTTTATATCTTGTAGTTGTTATATCAATGCGACTTATGGGTAAAAAGCAGATAGGTCAATTGCAGCCATTTGAACTTGCAATAGCAATAATGATATCTGAACTTGCTTCACTGCCTATGCAGGACACCAGACTTCCACTTATGCATGGAATTATTCCTATAATAACGCTTCTAATACTGCAGATTACAGTTTCCATACTTGAACTCAAGAGTGAAAAAATGAGACTCTGGTTTAATGGAAAACCAAGTATACTTATAAAAAATGGCAAGATAGATATAAAAGAATTAAATTATCAAAAAGTTAATATAAACGATTTAATAGAAGAATTGAGATTAAAGAATATTTATAATTTGGAAGATATAGAATATGCAATATTAGAAACAAGCGGTCAGCTTTCTATCATTCCTAAAACTGAGCTCTCTGGTGTTACAAAGCAGGATTTAAAAATAAAAGCTGTCCAAGAAACCCTCCCAATAACTTTAATTTTAGATGGTAAAATAAATACTAGTAACTTAAAACTTGCAAATAAAACTGAAAAGTGGCTTAACTCTCAATTGAAATCAAATAAAGTAAACTCCTATAAAGATGTGTTTATAGCACTCATTGACTCAAAAGGTGAATTTTATTACCAAGTAAAGGATAATATAAAAAATAAGTAA
- a CDS encoding CBS domain-containing protein, with product MNRLSSFFLSKVLYKKIYDEFDEYIGKLCDIYVTTEDGFPRAIAYQIKRDGELINCEFKNIIFYDDDDKILIKGEGVREIILQRYSYLLSKHLLDRQIVDINGKKLVRVNDLRIAQMAGEYRVVAVDTGVLALGRRLGIEGIVKSFYKLFNKVPADSLIIWDNVESLEMVNNNLKLAVPYQKLSKLHPADLADILEDMDINYRKKVIESLDQNLAADILEEIEPDIQADILENMSQSKRGEILREMPNDEIADILDEVDSETMEKILMDMKKESADQVRALMNYKQETVGSIMNQDFISFNISITVGETIDILKETNPDDEVIHYIYITDDQQNLKGVVSLKDILLSDSETKLKEIMTDNPTKITDNEDVDEAIELCSKYDLLSIPVIDEQGKLCGIVILNDLVEDILMPMWKKRIKKVG from the coding sequence GTGAATAGACTATCTAGTTTTTTCTTAAGTAAGGTTCTCTATAAAAAGATATATGATGAGTTTGATGAATATATAGGGAAGTTATGCGATATTTACGTTACTACGGAGGATGGATTCCCTAGGGCAATAGCTTATCAGATAAAGAGAGACGGAGAACTAATTAATTGTGAATTCAAAAATATTATATTTTATGATGATGATGATAAAATTCTTATAAAAGGTGAAGGAGTAAGGGAGATAATTTTACAAAGATATTCTTACCTTTTATCTAAACATCTATTAGATAGACAAATTGTTGATATAAACGGAAAAAAGCTTGTTAGAGTTAATGATCTTAGGATTGCACAAATGGCAGGAGAGTATAGAGTAGTAGCTGTAGACACAGGAGTTTTGGCACTTGGCAGAAGGCTTGGAATAGAAGGAATAGTAAAAAGTTTTTACAAATTATTTAATAAGGTACCAGCAGATAGTTTAATAATATGGGATAATGTTGAGTCACTTGAAATGGTAAATAATAATTTGAAGTTAGCAGTTCCATATCAAAAGTTATCTAAACTTCATCCTGCAGATTTGGCAGATATATTGGAAGATATGGATATAAACTATAGAAAGAAAGTTATTGAAAGCTTGGATCAAAATTTAGCAGCAGATATACTTGAAGAGATAGAACCTGATATTCAAGCAGATATTTTAGAAAATATGAGTCAGTCTAAAAGAGGAGAAATTTTGCGTGAAATGCCTAATGATGAAATAGCAGACATATTGGATGAAGTTGATTCAGAAACTATGGAAAAAATATTGATGGATATGAAAAAGGAAAGTGCAGATCAAGTAAGAGCACTTATGAACTATAAACAGGAAACAGTTGGAAGTATAATGAACCAAGATTTTATATCATTTAATATTAGTATAACTGTGGGTGAAACTATAGATATTTTAAAAGAGACTAATCCAGATGATGAAGTAATTCATTATATATATATAACTGATGATCAACAAAACTTAAAGGGTGTAGTTTCATTAAAAGATATATTATTGTCGGATTCTGAAACAAAACTTAAAGAAATAATGACAGATAATCCTACAAAAATAACTGACAACGAGGATGTCGATGAAGCTATTGAGTTGTGTTCCAAATATGACCTTTTATCTATACCTGTAATTGATGAACAAGGCAAATTATGCGGCATTGTTATATTAAATGATTTAGTTGAAGATATATTAATGCCTATGTGGAAAAAGAGGATTAAAAAGGTAGGATAG
- a CDS encoding CYTH domain-containing protein — protein MKEFETRIINIDVNYIISKLKNVNAVKVKQENQINNIYDFKDRRLIKDKGYARIRVIQDMLNSSTHYFMTTKKLLSQDKFKVMAENETEILDAKAGEKIFESLGLKLVNSIKKYRESYKYKNSLIEIDINDKSFCPFPYIEIETSDENELEQIVLLLGYTMKDTTSQTIYEILEQLKK, from the coding sequence ATGAAAGAATTTGAAACTAGAATAATCAATATAGATGTAAATTATATAATATCAAAATTAAAAAACGTAAATGCAGTAAAGGTAAAACAAGAAAATCAAATCAACAATATATATGATTTTAAAGATAGAAGACTTATAAAAGATAAGGGATATGCCAGAATACGTGTAATTCAAGATATGCTTAACAGTTCTACTCATTACTTTATGACTACGAAGAAACTATTGAGTCAAGATAAGTTTAAAGTTATGGCAGAAAATGAAACGGAGATCCTGGATGCCAAAGCTGGAGAAAAAATATTTGAATCCCTTGGTCTTAAATTAGTAAATTCCATAAAAAAGTACAGAGAAAGTTATAAATATAAGAACAGCTTAATTGAAATAGACATAAATGATAAAAGTTTTTGTCCTTTTCCTTATATAGAAATTGAGACATCAGATGAAAATGAACTCGAACAAATAGTTCTTCTTTTGGGTTATACTATGAAGGATACTACTTCTCAAACGATATATGAGATACTTGAGCAGTTAAAAAAATAG
- the fba gene encoding class II fructose-1,6-bisphosphate aldolase, protein MALVTTKDMFKKAYEGHYAIGAFNINNMEIIQGVVNGAKAEKSPVILQVSSGALKYAGPKYLKAMVDAAIADTGIDLALHLDHGPDFETVKLAIETGFTSVMFDGSHFPYEENVAKTKEVVEYAHARGVVVEAELGVLAGVEDDVKSDVHIYTDPDQAKDFVERTGVDSLAIAIGTSHGAYKFAGEAKLRFDILEEVQNKLPNLPIVLHGASSVDPESVETCNKYGGNIAGAKGIPTEMLRKAASMGVCKINMDTDIRLAMTASVRKVFGEKPKEFDPRKYLGPARENIQKLVQNKIENVLGSANTL, encoded by the coding sequence ATGGCATTAGTTACTACTAAAGATATGTTTAAAAAAGCATATGAAGGACATTATGCAATAGGAGCTTTTAACATCAACAACATGGAAATAATTCAAGGTGTTGTAAATGGAGCAAAAGCTGAGAAGTCTCCAGTTATATTACAAGTTTCATCTGGAGCATTAAAATATGCTGGACCAAAATACTTAAAAGCTATGGTTGATGCAGCAATAGCAGACACTGGAATAGATCTTGCACTTCATCTAGATCACGGTCCTGATTTTGAAACTGTAAAACTTGCTATAGAAACTGGTTTTACTTCTGTAATGTTCGATGGCTCTCATTTTCCATATGAAGAAAATGTAGCTAAGACTAAAGAAGTTGTAGAATATGCTCATGCTCGTGGAGTTGTTGTTGAAGCTGAGCTTGGAGTTTTAGCTGGAGTAGAAGATGATGTTAAGAGTGATGTTCACATTTATACAGATCCAGACCAAGCTAAAGACTTCGTAGAAAGAACTGGCGTTGATTCATTAGCTATAGCTATAGGAACAAGCCACGGTGCATATAAATTTGCTGGAGAAGCAAAATTAAGATTTGATATACTTGAAGAAGTTCAAAATAAGCTGCCTAATTTGCCAATAGTTCTTCACGGTGCATCTTCAGTAGATCCAGAATCTGTTGAAACTTGTAACAAATATGGTGGAAATATTGCAGGAGCTAAAGGAATTCCAACTGAAATGCTTAGAAAAGCAGCTTCCATGGGAGTATGTAAGATAAACATGGATACCGATATAAGACTTGCAATGACAGCTTCCGTAAGAAAAGTATTTGGTGAAAAGCCAAAGGAATTTGATCCTAGAAAATACTTAGGACCTGCAAGAGAAAACATACAAAAACTAGTTCAAAATAAGATAGAAAATGTTTTAGGTTCAGCTAATACACTATAG
- a CDS encoding DUF4363 family protein codes for MRNVIISFTLFICMLILNMFSVMYLNKVCNELQSLNSTIESQINSGSFDNAYNTSIEFLNKWDKYSNTISIFVDHAEIDNINNELWKLTQYTKCKNKDESLASAHVLKFFLEHIADMEKVNVQNIF; via the coding sequence ATGAGAAATGTTATTATATCCTTTACACTTTTTATATGTATGCTAATCTTAAACATGTTTTCTGTCATGTATCTCAATAAAGTATGTAACGAACTTCAATCTTTAAATAGTACTATAGAAAGTCAAATTAATAGTGGTTCGTTTGACAATGCATATAATACTTCTATTGAATTTTTAAATAAGTGGGATAAGTATTCAAATACTATATCTATATTTGTTGATCATGCTGAAATAGATAATATAAACAATGAACTATGGAAATTAACACAATACACAAAGTGCAAAAACAAAGATGAATCTCTTGCTTCAGCACATGTACTCAAGTTTTTCTTGGAGCATATAGCTGATATGGAGAAGGTAAATGTACAAAATATATTTTAA
- a CDS encoding CBS domain-containing protein, whose amino-acid sequence MKVKEIMTREVVSINFNDTIQRAAQIMKDNNVGSVPVCDSGRVIGVVTDRDISIRSAADGKDTQNQTVRDIMSTNPVIGTPEMDVKEATRIMSERQIRRLPIVENKNLVGIVALGDVAVEPNLQNEAEGALNNISEPSTPEM is encoded by the coding sequence ATGAAGGTTAAGGAAATAATGACGAGAGAAGTTGTTAGTATTAACTTTAATGACACTATCCAAAGAGCTGCCCAAATAATGAAGGACAATAATGTTGGTTCAGTTCCAGTATGTGATAGTGGAAGAGTAATAGGTGTCGTTACAGACAGGGATATAAGCATAAGGTCTGCAGCTGATGGTAAAGATACGCAAAACCAAACCGTTAGAGACATTATGTCAACAAACCCTGTGATTGGAACTCCTGAAATGGATGTAAAAGAAGCTACAAGAATCATGAGCGAAAGACAGATAAGAAGACTTCCTATAGTTGAAAACAAGAATCTTGTTGGGATTGTTGCACTTGGTGATGTAGCTGTAGAACCAAACCTTCAAAATGAAGCTGAGGGAGCTTTAAACAATATTTCTGAACCAAGTACTCCAGAAATGTAG
- a CDS encoding TVP38/TMEM64 family protein gives MKNNKRILKCLITALFLMTAVFFIISHRHMITNLNVYKIRNYILSYGRFSSIIFIIAYSLKPIVLVVPASIMSILAGNIFGPYKALFLSMVGCFGSGTIGFFISRFLGKSFVDKLLKGKALTLDSNIGKHGFKVMLIMRLSFIFPYDTLSFAAGLSKMKYRDFIFGTLIGIFPEMISYSFMGESIRHPFSIRFLLPILMVLVIALISFYIYKASNVKDN, from the coding sequence ATGAAAAATAATAAGAGGATATTAAAGTGTTTAATTACAGCTCTTTTTCTAATGACGGCAGTGTTTTTTATAATAAGTCACAGACATATGATTACAAACTTAAATGTATATAAAATAAGAAACTATATTTTGAGTTATGGAAGGTTTTCTTCAATAATATTTATTATTGCATATTCGTTGAAACCAATAGTATTAGTTGTTCCAGCATCAATTATGTCAATACTTGCAGGAAATATATTTGGGCCATATAAGGCACTATTTTTAAGTATGGTAGGGTGTTTTGGATCTGGCACTATTGGATTTTTTATATCAAGGTTTTTAGGTAAATCTTTTGTTGATAAGTTATTAAAAGGTAAGGCTTTGACGCTGGATTCAAATATTGGAAAGCATGGATTTAAAGTTATGCTTATAATGAGACTATCTTTTATATTCCCATATGATACATTAAGTTTTGCAGCAGGTCTATCAAAGATGAAATATAGGGACTTTATCTTTGGAACTTTAATTGGAATATTTCCAGAAATGATTTCTTACTCATTTATGGGAGAAAGTATTAGGCATCCGTTTTCTATAAGGTTTTTACTTCCAATACTTATGGTGCTTGTTATTGCACTAATTTCATTCTACATATATAAAGCTAGTAACGTTAAGGACAATTGA
- the pssA gene encoding CDP-diacylglycerol--serine O-phosphatidyltransferase: protein MVKMARSAVPNIFTFANLGCGVLSLMMTFQENFKLAAIFIILACLADRYDGRVARFLKVDSPIGKELDSLADLVSFGVAPSILAFNIFGFSNLGFAGYLIALLLPISGAYRLARFNVTEFDGEFFGIPITFAGMFMAVYCLISAFYSTPNYIAPSGISIITILIMASLSYLMVSKHRVKKF, encoded by the coding sequence ATGGTTAAAATGGCTAGAAGTGCTGTACCTAATATATTTACGTTTGCTAATTTAGGCTGTGGTGTATTGTCATTAATGATGACTTTTCAGGAAAACTTTAAACTAGCAGCTATTTTTATAATACTTGCATGTTTAGCAGACAGATATGATGGTAGAGTGGCAAGATTCTTAAAAGTCGATAGTCCTATAGGAAAGGAATTAGATTCACTTGCTGATTTGGTTTCTTTTGGGGTAGCTCCTTCGATACTTGCATTCAATATTTTTGGTTTTTCGAACCTTGGATTTGCAGGTTATTTGATAGCTTTGTTATTACCTATATCAGGAGCATACAGACTTGCAAGATTTAATGTTACAGAATTTGATGGAGAATTTTTTGGTATTCCTATAACTTTTGCAGGTATGTTTATGGCTGTATATTGTTTGATATCAGCATTTTATTCAACACCAAATTATATTGCACCATCAGGAATCAGCATAATTACAATTTTGATAATGGCATCTTTGTCTTATCTTATGGTTTCAAAACATAGGGTTAAGAAATTTTAG